One region of Deltaproteobacteria bacterium genomic DNA includes:
- a CDS encoding acetaldehyde dehydrogenase (acetylating), which yields DYLPAYAGNLDIMTAAALRTGELFAEEITAGRLNLQSA from the coding sequence TGACTACCTCCCCGCCTACGCCGGCAACCTAGATATTATGACCGCTGCTGCGTTGCGCACCGGTGAGCTTTTTGCTGAAGAAATCACCGCCGGTCGGCTCAATCTACAAAGCGCATAG